One stretch of Xanthomonas sp. DAR 35659 DNA includes these proteins:
- the aceB gene encoding malate synthase A encodes MSAAAFATTPAAPERPTPGITLTAALAGQDALLPPAALALLVSLHRAIEPERQARLAARRERQAYFDGGGLPDFRADTQAIRDGDWRVAPLPAALQDRRVEITGPTDPKMVINALNSGAKVYMADFEDSTAPTWRNLVAGQRALAEAVAGTLTFTAPPARDGSPGKRYALKPFDEQAVLIVRPRGWHLDEKHVLVDGQPLAGGLFDAALFAFHNGRALQAKDRGPYLYLPKLQSMEEAALWEAALSHIEAMLGLPQGQIKVTVLIETLPAVFEMDEILHALRERIVGLNCGRWDYIFSYLKTFRRHPDRVLPERGQVTMTQPFLKAYSELLIRTCHRRGAHAMGGMAAQIPIGHDEAANEQAMARVRADKLREVSAGHDGTWVAHPALIPIARAIFDEHMRTPNQHAVRREDVQADRDTLIAPSAGTITRAGFEGNIEVCVRYLAAWLDGNGCVPIHHLMEDAATAEISRSQLWQWLHVGGLHLDDGTAIDFALFDTCMRQLPARLGERALLPGGNRLDDAIALLDRLTRSDELAEFLTLPAYQMID; translated from the coding sequence ATGTCCGCCGCCGCCTTCGCCACCACTCCCGCCGCCCCCGAGCGGCCCACCCCGGGCATCACCCTGACCGCCGCCCTGGCCGGCCAGGACGCCCTGCTGCCGCCGGCGGCGCTGGCCCTGCTGGTGTCGCTGCACCGCGCGATCGAGCCGGAGCGCCAGGCGCGGCTGGCGGCGCGGCGCGAGCGCCAGGCCTATTTCGACGGCGGCGGCCTGCCGGACTTCCGCGCCGACACCCAGGCGATCCGCGATGGCGACTGGCGCGTGGCGCCGCTGCCGGCCGCGCTGCAGGACCGCCGCGTCGAGATCACCGGCCCGACCGATCCGAAGATGGTCATCAATGCGCTGAACTCCGGCGCCAAGGTGTACATGGCCGACTTCGAGGACTCGACCGCGCCGACCTGGCGCAACCTGGTCGCCGGGCAGCGCGCGCTGGCCGAGGCGGTGGCCGGCACCCTGACCTTCACCGCGCCGCCGGCGCGCGACGGCAGCCCGGGCAAGCGCTACGCGCTCAAGCCCTTTGATGAGCAGGCGGTGCTGATCGTGCGCCCGCGCGGCTGGCACCTGGACGAGAAGCACGTGCTGGTCGATGGCCAGCCGCTGGCCGGCGGCCTGTTCGACGCGGCGCTGTTCGCCTTCCACAACGGCCGCGCGCTGCAGGCCAAGGACCGCGGCCCGTACCTGTACCTGCCCAAGCTGCAGTCGATGGAGGAGGCCGCGCTGTGGGAGGCCGCGCTGTCGCACATCGAGGCGATGCTGGGCCTGCCGCAGGGCCAGATCAAGGTCACCGTGCTGATCGAGACGCTGCCGGCGGTGTTCGAGATGGACGAGATCCTGCATGCGCTGCGCGAGCGCATCGTCGGCCTGAACTGCGGGCGCTGGGACTACATCTTTTCCTACCTGAAGACCTTCCGCCGGCATCCGGACCGGGTGCTTCCCGAGCGCGGCCAGGTGACCATGACCCAGCCGTTCCTGAAGGCGTATTCGGAACTGCTGATCCGCACCTGCCATCGCCGCGGCGCGCATGCGATGGGCGGCATGGCCGCGCAGATCCCGATCGGCCACGACGAGGCGGCCAACGAGCAGGCGATGGCGCGGGTGCGGGCGGACAAGCTGCGCGAAGTCAGCGCCGGCCACGACGGCACCTGGGTGGCGCACCCGGCGCTGATCCCGATCGCCCGCGCCATCTTCGACGAGCACATGCGCACGCCGAACCAGCACGCGGTGCGGCGCGAGGACGTGCAGGCCGACCGCGACACCCTGATCGCGCCGTCCGCCGGCACCATCACCCGCGCCGGCTTCGAGGGCAACATCGAAGTGTGCGTGCGCTACCTGGCGGCGTGGCTGGACGGCAACGGCTGCGTGCCGATCCACCACCTGATGGAGGACGCCGCCACCGCCGAGATCAGCCGCAGCCAGTTGTGGCAGTGGCTGCACGTGGGCGGCCTGCACCTGGACGACGGCACCGCGATCGACTTCGCGCTGTTCGACACCTGCATGCGCCAGTTGCCCGCGCGCCTGGGCGAGCGAGCGCTGCTGCCCGGCGGCAATCGCCTCGACGATGCGATCGCGTTGCTGGACCGGCTGACCCGCAGCGACGAACTGGCCGAATTCCTGACCTTGCCTGCCTACCAGATGATCGACTGA